One genomic segment of Hugenholtzia roseola DSM 9546 includes these proteins:
- a CDS encoding MarC family protein translates to MELSWKEIFSVSLILFSVIDILGSIPIIIDLRKKNGGMLAAGKATIVAGALMFVFLFIGQEILGLFGIDVASFAIAGAIIMLLLGMEMVLGIDIFKSDPADSRTSAIVPLAFPLIAGAGTMTTLISLRAEYNQGSVLIGIILNLVIIYIVLKGSVWIEKQLGQAGANVLRKVFGIILLAIAIKLLKTNLPISVS, encoded by the coding sequence ATGGAACTTAGCTGGAAAGAAATCTTCTCGGTTTCGCTTATCTTGTTTTCGGTAATTGATATTTTAGGCTCGATACCGATTATTATCGACCTGCGCAAAAAGAATGGCGGCATGTTGGCAGCTGGAAAAGCGACCATTGTGGCGGGTGCTTTGATGTTTGTTTTTCTCTTTATCGGGCAGGAAATTTTAGGGCTTTTCGGCATCGATGTCGCTTCCTTTGCTATTGCAGGGGCAATTATTATGTTGCTTTTGGGCATGGAAATGGTCTTGGGCATCGATATTTTTAAATCCGACCCTGCCGATTCGCGCACTTCGGCAATCGTGCCTTTGGCGTTTCCGCTTATTGCGGGGGCAGGTACGATGACAACCCTCATTTCTTTGCGTGCCGAATACAATCAGGGCAGCGTCTTGATAGGTATAATCTTGAATTTAGTGATTATTTATATTGTTTTGAAGGGCAGTGTTTGGATAGAAAAACAACTGGGGCAGGCGGGTGCAAATGTCTTGCGCAAAGTTTTTGGCATTATCCTTTTAGCCATTGCCATCAAACTTTTAAAGACCAATTTACCCATTTCAGTTTCCTAA
- a CDS encoding LolA family protein — protein MKRPFYTTFLILLTTLFTLSLSAQQDPRAKATLDAMSVKYQKMPAFKAAFASHLVSKGEKIEETLKGEITVKGDKYRLLLEGQEIFNDHKTVWNYIKESNEVTITHYDESDGLNPTEIFSMYKKGYKYLFVEEKVMAGKAHEIIELVPDNKDLSFFKVRLAIDKKSKTLHSWEVFEKTGRRYRYEITNFTTNVEVKDSYFQFNVANYPKVEVIDLR, from the coding sequence ATGAAACGACCCTTTTATACTACCTTTCTAATCCTACTAACGACCCTCTTCACCCTCTCGCTTTCGGCACAGCAAGACCCACGCGCAAAGGCGACGCTCGATGCCATGAGTGTAAAGTACCAAAAAATGCCTGCCTTTAAAGCGGCTTTCGCTTCGCATTTGGTTAGTAAAGGCGAAAAAATAGAGGAAACACTCAAAGGCGAAATTACGGTCAAGGGCGATAAGTACCGCCTACTTTTAGAAGGACAAGAAATTTTCAACGACCACAAAACGGTTTGGAACTACATCAAAGAAAGCAACGAAGTAACCATTACCCATTACGACGAATCGGACGGACTGAATCCTACCGAAATTTTCTCTATGTATAAAAAAGGTTACAAGTATCTTTTTGTAGAAGAAAAGGTAATGGCAGGAAAGGCACACGAAATCATCGAATTAGTGCCTGATAACAAAGACCTTAGCTTTTTCAAAGTCCGTTTGGCAATAGATAAAAAAAGCAAGACCCTGCACAGTTGGGAAGTCTTCGAAAAGACAGGCAGACGCTATCGCTACGAAATCACCAACTTTACGACCAATGTCGAGGTCAAGGATAGTTATTTTCAGTTTAATGTAGCCAACTATCCAAAAGTAGAAGTCATTGATTTGCGATAA
- a CDS encoding GEVED domain-containing protein — MKTFLQLKALIWMLFLATIPFGVKGQYCIPSHPSGCTSGDDIDSFTLTGGGINHLGTGCSAGAYGDFTALAAQTGNLTVGQTYNFNITHGFSGQFVKIWIDFNNNDSFEDAGELLYSSAAGAGATAGTIAIPLTATPTTTRLRVMTRWNSSPTNSCDPGGGWGETHDYTVNIVVPLPYTINAPANNATGVLPTLSQLQITMNNGTATAGTGFLRIFRVSDNVEVAAINVASATIVGGAVTFPNSTVLECNTQYYVLIDNGAIDNGGSFTGITSNTAWRFTTGAAPTSALVSSYGFQAISGGAGAYVQIVGGNTMTTIQTDDQITTAQPIGFTFFYENVPFTQFRASSNGFISFNPLLSNFFAFNDLASNPVGGQRRPFIAPLWDDLSGAGGTALYQTTGTAPNRVCTIEFRNWRWQYGATAAGISFQVKLYETTNVIEFIYRQQAGALSAPTASIGLGSGTNSVYLSLNNSGTSPTASSTVNTTNISTKPATGQIYRFTPGPVGASIIALSPADNSTGINPTTNLSITYNYPMQVGTGNITIHRVSDNSVVETIDVTSGQVVVNGNVITIDPSVTLPLDTDLYVNMPAGAFQSCNSVPSAAVSGNSTWNFRTLTPDADSQVETPATQVVAGNMNIGSTKNVLNIGIEDVGTTDGLPTVITGVTVNLSGGSILDLTSALTGAQLRLNATNIASTATINAGSIVFTIPAGNLSVADASTATLSVFVTGLNDNTLDGLNFSLDVAAVHGFTTDAFSSGLLANTVGAVSGNLQTFVISTGGGGVQPPGTPLNFTAVAQGTNSILLTWGAAFGATSYNLYATAIPGGVESLIFSGNALTYLHTDLVADGRYTYRLQATNSGGGSSSVYANEYTYPEIPEVTILDNACMNGSGQIRAQGTHVSGKFRWYVSETATMPIMNGSIPYGDAVYTTPALSDATVFYVSAFGQKYESARVPAPITIKPTPNAVLLGESVRLSCESSVVLEAEAVQNAVYNWFLNDRYLTTTNLPSLGATSTGLYRVEVSLNGCTALSNAVQVRTNYKPTALIEEGTTAVFCEMGSLSAREVAGGSYEWLLNDAVVGTERTLSVSASGAYRVRVTQNGCVNESQAIQVTLNTFPENITLQISDNNICEGETALLTASASNANIRYEWVKDGRVFRITSSNTLEVTESGNYSVRLSYLTSATCNKTSASSVNLVNNPTPTARLRQEGTELALRLQAPASSITWFFEGTEQPSFANQERITPTQSGSYKALVTYQSGCSIESNGERYVMITTGEEETPIAGFAIYPNPAREVLFVRLGEAFQNGQAQVQLIDVTGRSLYNQTVGTESFQIPMADLALGSYILQIQVGETLIVRQIVKE; from the coding sequence ATGAAAACCTTTTTACAACTAAAAGCCCTTATCTGGATGCTTTTCTTAGCTACCATACCCTTTGGGGTTAAGGGGCAATATTGTATACCCAGTCATCCGAGTGGCTGCACCTCAGGCGACGATATCGATAGCTTTACCCTTACAGGTGGAGGGATTAACCATTTAGGAACGGGTTGTAGTGCGGGTGCTTATGGTGATTTTACAGCTTTGGCTGCTCAAACAGGCAACTTGACGGTAGGACAGACCTATAACTTTAACATTACACATGGGTTTAGTGGTCAGTTCGTTAAAATTTGGATTGACTTCAACAACAATGATTCTTTTGAAGATGCAGGGGAACTTTTGTATTCCTCTGCTGCTGGTGCAGGAGCAACTGCCGGCACAATCGCAATACCACTTACTGCAACTCCAACCACAACACGCCTACGAGTGATGACAAGGTGGAACTCTTCCCCCACAAACTCCTGTGACCCCGGAGGAGGTTGGGGTGAAACGCACGACTATACAGTAAATATTGTCGTACCTCTACCCTACACCATCAATGCCCCTGCGAACAATGCGACAGGTGTTTTGCCTACTTTGAGCCAGTTGCAAATCACGATGAACAACGGCACTGCAACGGCAGGAACGGGCTTTTTACGCATCTTCCGCGTTTCGGATAACGTAGAAGTAGCGGCAATAAATGTGGCTTCGGCTACGATTGTGGGCGGTGCGGTTACTTTCCCTAATAGTACTGTTTTAGAATGTAACACACAATATTACGTTTTGATAGATAACGGTGCTATCGATAACGGTGGCTCTTTTACGGGGATTACCTCTAATACCGCTTGGCGATTCACTACAGGGGCTGCGCCTACAAGTGCTTTGGTTTCTTCTTATGGTTTTCAAGCCATTTCAGGTGGCGCAGGTGCGTATGTGCAAATAGTGGGGGGGAATACTATGACTACTATCCAAACTGATGACCAAATTACGACAGCACAACCCATTGGCTTTACCTTTTTCTATGAAAATGTGCCTTTTACGCAATTTAGAGCTTCTTCTAACGGGTTTATCTCTTTCAACCCCTTATTGAGTAACTTTTTTGCATTTAACGATTTGGCTTCTAACCCTGTGGGAGGACAACGCCGTCCTTTTATAGCCCCTTTATGGGACGACCTTTCTGGAGCTGGTGGTACTGCTCTTTACCAAACAACGGGTACTGCACCTAACCGTGTTTGTACGATAGAGTTTAGGAACTGGCGTTGGCAGTATGGCGCAACAGCAGCAGGTATTTCTTTTCAGGTCAAACTCTATGAAACAACAAATGTGATAGAGTTTATTTACCGTCAACAAGCGGGAGCTTTGAGTGCGCCTACAGCTTCTATTGGTTTGGGTAGTGGTACGAACTCGGTCTATTTATCTCTAAATAACTCTGGCACGTCCCCTACGGCAAGTTCTACGGTTAACACCACTAATATATCTACCAAACCTGCTACGGGTCAGATTTATCGCTTTACGCCCGGTCCTGTGGGAGCGTCTATTATCGCGCTTTCTCCTGCCGACAATAGCACAGGCATTAATCCTACTACAAATTTGAGCATCACCTACAATTACCCCATGCAGGTGGGTACAGGTAATATCACGATTCACCGCGTTTCGGATAATAGCGTAGTGGAAACGATTGATGTAACCAGCGGTCAGGTAGTTGTCAATGGCAATGTCATCACGATAGACCCCAGCGTAACGCTTCCTTTGGATACGGATTTGTACGTCAATATGCCCGCAGGTGCGTTCCAAAGCTGTAATAGCGTCCCTTCGGCTGCCGTTTCGGGCAATAGCACGTGGAATTTCCGCACCCTTACGCCTGATGCAGATAGTCAGGTGGAAACACCTGCAACACAGGTGGTGGCAGGCAATATGAATATCGGCAGCACCAAGAACGTCCTTAATATTGGCATCGAAGATGTGGGTACGACTGACGGACTTCCTACTGTTATCACAGGCGTAACGGTGAACTTATCAGGTGGTAGCATCTTAGACCTTACTTCGGCACTAACAGGGGCGCAGTTGCGCTTGAACGCTACAAATATAGCTTCAACGGCTACTATCAACGCAGGCAGTATCGTCTTTACAATTCCAGCAGGCAACTTATCTGTGGCAGACGCAAGCACCGCAACGCTTTCTGTTTTCGTTACAGGTCTGAATGACAATACCTTAGATGGTCTTAACTTCTCTTTAGATGTGGCAGCCGTACATGGCTTCACTACCGATGCTTTTAGTTCGGGTCTTTTGGCTAATACCGTAGGCGCGGTTTCAGGCAACTTGCAGACGTTTGTAATCTCTACTGGTGGTGGTGGCGTTCAGCCTCCGGGTACACCGCTTAATTTTACGGCTGTTGCACAAGGTACAAATAGTATCTTGCTTACTTGGGGTGCAGCCTTTGGCGCAACTTCATACAACTTGTATGCAACGGCTATCCCTGGTGGTGTAGAGAGTCTTATTTTTAGTGGCAACGCACTTACTTATTTACACACAGACTTAGTGGCAGACGGACGTTATACCTATCGCTTGCAAGCCACTAACAGTGGCGGCGGCTCGTCTTCTGTTTATGCGAATGAATACACGTATCCTGAAATTCCCGAAGTTACGATTTTGGACAATGCGTGTATGAATGGTTCGGGTCAGATTCGTGCGCAAGGTACACATGTGAGTGGCAAATTCCGTTGGTATGTTTCTGAAACAGCCACGATGCCTATCATGAACGGCTCAATTCCCTATGGTGATGCCGTTTATACTACTCCTGCACTTTCTGATGCTACCGTTTTCTATGTTTCTGCTTTTGGTCAGAAATATGAAAGTGCGCGTGTTCCTGCCCCTATTACGATTAAGCCTACGCCAAATGCAGTTCTTTTAGGCGAGAGTGTTCGTCTTTCTTGTGAAAGCAGCGTTGTTTTAGAAGCAGAAGCGGTGCAGAACGCAGTTTATAATTGGTTCTTAAATGATAGATACCTCACTACTACCAACTTGCCTTCGTTAGGTGCAACTTCTACTGGCTTATATCGTGTAGAAGTGAGTCTAAATGGCTGTACGGCACTTTCAAATGCAGTTCAAGTTAGAACTAACTACAAGCCCACTGCATTGATAGAAGAAGGCACAACGGCAGTTTTCTGTGAAATGGGTTCGCTTTCAGCGCGTGAGGTAGCAGGTGGTAGTTATGAATGGCTACTCAATGATGCCGTAGTAGGAACGGAGCGTACTTTGTCGGTAAGTGCTTCGGGTGCTTATAGGGTGCGTGTAACGCAAAATGGTTGCGTCAATGAATCACAGGCAATTCAGGTTACACTTAACACTTTCCCCGAAAATATTACCCTTCAAATTTCAGACAATAACATTTGCGAAGGTGAAACTGCGCTACTTACCGCTTCTGCCTCCAATGCCAACATTCGTTACGAATGGGTCAAAGATGGCAGAGTGTTCCGAATCACCTCAAGCAACACTTTGGAAGTAACTGAAAGTGGTAATTATTCGGTGCGTCTTTCTTATCTCACTTCGGCTACTTGTAATAAGACTTCCGCAAGCAGTGTAAATTTGGTCAATAACCCTACGCCTACTGCACGTCTTCGTCAGGAAGGAACAGAATTAGCATTGCGTTTGCAAGCTCCTGCAAGCAGCATTACTTGGTTCTTTGAAGGAACAGAACAGCCTTCTTTTGCCAACCAAGAGCGCATCACGCCTACACAGTCGGGTAGCTATAAAGCCCTTGTTACCTACCAAAGTGGTTGTAGCATCGAATCAAACGGCGAGCGTTATGTGATGATTACGACAGGCGAGGAGGAAACGCCGATTGCAGGCTTTGCCATCTATCCAAACCCTGCCCGTGAAGTCTTGTTTGTACGCTTAGGTGAAGCCTTCCAAAACGGTCAGGCGCAGGTACAACTCATAGACGTTACAGGACGCAGCCTCTACAATCAGACCGTAGGAACGGAGTCTTTCCAAATTCCGATGGCAGATTTGGCTTTGGGTAGCTATATCCTACAAATTCAAGTAGGTGAAACCCTTATCGTCCGCCAGATTGTAAAAGAATAA
- a CDS encoding segregation and condensation protein A, with protein MTTYEVRLPIFEGAFDLLLFFIERDELDIHDIPIAKLTRDFLDYMHQLEKMNIELASQFVLVAAQLMQIKAKMLLPRPKIDEIGNPIDPRAELVQQILEYKRFKPLIAHLSDLEDMMLARQERGNLEQELAHWAKQQAVELDMQDIDLYKLFRAYQQMMEQYESRQTRIKSIVPYPYTVSEQKELILEKLTTQKRLAFQDLIAEKPTRFWLVFNLLAILELTQIGKIALAFPDEMAFNSFEVVLQG; from the coding sequence ATGACGACGTATGAAGTGCGGCTGCCCATTTTTGAAGGGGCTTTTGATTTGCTACTCTTTTTCATAGAGCGCGACGAATTAGATATCCACGATATTCCTATCGCAAAACTAACGCGCGACTTTTTGGACTATATGCACCAATTAGAGAAGATGAACATCGAGTTAGCCAGTCAGTTTGTCTTGGTGGCTGCACAACTGATGCAAATTAAGGCGAAGATGCTTTTGCCACGCCCCAAAATAGATGAAATAGGCAATCCGATAGACCCAAGAGCCGAATTGGTGCAGCAAATTTTGGAGTACAAACGCTTTAAACCCCTGATTGCGCACCTTTCCGATTTGGAAGATATGATGCTTGCACGGCAGGAGCGCGGCAATTTGGAGCAGGAACTGGCACATTGGGCAAAACAGCAGGCGGTAGAATTAGATATGCAAGACATCGACCTCTACAAACTTTTTCGCGCCTATCAGCAGATGATGGAACAGTACGAATCGCGCCAAACGCGCATTAAAAGTATCGTACCCTATCCTTATACTGTAAGCGAACAAAAGGAGCTAATTTTAGAAAAACTAACGACTCAAAAAAGGCTCGCCTTTCAAGATTTGATAGCCGAAAAACCGACGCGCTTTTGGCTGGTCTTTAATCTTTTGGCAATCTTAGAACTGACCCAAATTGGCAAAATCGCCTTAGCCTTCCCCGACGAAATGGCTTTTAATAGCTTTGAAGTAGTCTTGCAGGGCTAA